One window of the Mytilus galloprovincialis chromosome 14, xbMytGall1.hap1.1, whole genome shotgun sequence genome contains the following:
- the LOC143059458 gene encoding uncharacterized protein LOC143059458, whose amino-acid sequence MGGGNPNNKNWRGESPLHRPAGDGHLNVVVLLLDANSDHNMAAKYGRTPLFYAVESGRLNTTSVLLERGSDSNLKNIFGDTVLHLAAECKHPDIFRILLTSGSDPRIKNKSGEPPYDSFKRVFSDSVETRKLNLTVLEMLGLIQAKEREKEEEGKFYLSYATPALHF is encoded by the exons ATGGGAGGCGGTAATCCAAATAATAAAAATTGG AGAGGAGAGTCACCATTACACAGACCTGCAGGTGATGGACACTTAAATGTCGTAGTATTGCTACTAGACGCAAACAGTGATCATAATATGGCAGCTAAG TATGGTAGAACCCCATTGTTTTATGCTGTTGAAAGTGGCAGACTAAACACAACATCAGTATTATTAGAGCGAGGCAGTGATTCAAATTTGAAGAACATA TTTGGTGATACTGTATTACATTTAGCTGCAGAGTGTAAACATCCGGATATATTCAGAATATTGTTGACTTCCGGAAGTGATCCAAGGATTAAAAATAAATCG GGTGAGCCACCATATGATAGTTTTAAGAGAGTGTTTAGTGATTCAGTTGAGACTAGAAAACTAAATTTAACAGTGCTGGAAATGCTAGGACTAATACAG gcaaaagaaagagaaaaagaagaagaaggtAAATTTTATCTAAGTTACGCAACTCCGGCACTCCATTTCTGA